From the Oleiphilus messinensis genome, one window contains:
- a CDS encoding DUF2835 domain-containing protein, producing MHSIIVDLDIPADDWLYYYRGSVRSVSAICRTGKRVQFPASILKKFVTRSGVRGVFQINFDENNKFQSVVKLA from the coding sequence ATGCACAGTATTATTGTAGATTTGGACATACCTGCGGATGATTGGTTGTACTATTATCGGGGGTCTGTGCGTTCTGTGTCTGCGATATGCAGAACCGGAAAGCGAGTTCAGTTCCCGGCTTCAATTCTGAAGAAGTTTGTGACACGTTCCGGTGTCCGTGGTGTTTTTCAGATAAATTTTGATGAAAACAACAAGTTTCAATCCGTGGTCAAGTTAGCTTGA
- a CDS encoding AAA family ATPase, producing MSFQTDFQQLRNYLSEHIIGQAHLVERLLITLLADGHLLVEGAPGLAKTKAIKDLSNKLEADFQRIQFTPDLLPADITGTEIFRPEDGSFSFQKGPIFHNMVLADEINRAPAKVQSALLEAMAERQISVGNQTWPLPQLFLVMATQNPIEQEGTYPLPEAQLDRFLMHVKIDYPDETAEKSILKLARAENTTEQSGTTQIEKITQGSIFAARKAVNEIYMADSVENYIVQIIMASRKPERYGEDLARWIDFGASPRGTIALDRCARAHAWLKGNDFTSPDDVQSVVREVLRHRLLISFEAEAAGMTVDKVIDTILERVPVS from the coding sequence ATGAGTTTTCAAACAGATTTTCAACAGCTCCGTAATTACCTGAGCGAACACATTATAGGACAGGCCCACCTTGTCGAGCGCCTACTGATCACGCTACTTGCCGATGGCCATCTTTTGGTTGAAGGTGCACCCGGCCTGGCAAAAACGAAAGCAATCAAGGATCTTTCCAACAAACTGGAAGCAGATTTTCAACGTATTCAATTTACCCCCGATCTCTTACCGGCAGATATCACTGGCACAGAGATATTCCGTCCGGAAGACGGTAGCTTCAGCTTTCAGAAAGGACCGATTTTCCACAACATGGTACTGGCCGACGAAATTAACCGGGCACCAGCAAAAGTCCAATCCGCGTTACTTGAGGCAATGGCTGAACGACAAATCAGTGTCGGCAATCAAACCTGGCCCCTGCCCCAACTGTTTCTCGTGATGGCAACACAGAATCCGATCGAGCAAGAGGGAACCTACCCCCTCCCTGAGGCACAATTGGATCGATTCCTGATGCACGTAAAAATTGATTATCCGGATGAGACCGCGGAAAAATCAATTCTGAAATTAGCACGAGCTGAAAATACTACGGAGCAATCAGGTACGACGCAGATCGAAAAAATTACCCAGGGGTCTATCTTTGCCGCCCGCAAGGCCGTAAATGAAATTTATATGGCGGACAGTGTCGAAAATTATATCGTCCAAATCATCATGGCAAGCCGGAAGCCCGAACGCTATGGTGAAGATCTGGCGCGTTGGATTGATTTCGGTGCAAGCCCTCGAGGAACAATTGCCCTTGACCGCTGCGCACGGGCGCATGCCTGGTTGAAAGGCAACGACTTTACCAGCCCGGATGATGTTCAATCTGTCGTCCGCGAAGTATTACGACACCGCCTGCTGATCAGCTTCGAGGCTGAGGCTGCGGGTATGACCGTTGATAAAGTGATCGACACGATACTTGAACGTGTACCGGTAAGCTGA
- a CDS encoding NAD-glutamate dehydrogenase encodes MKQANTESKEKFLSQLEELYREKLEARLADDVMLFASQYFENLPVEEARGRRLEDIYGAVLSCWNFLNHHQVNQPKVEVFNPDLEENGWQSTHSVIAILHVNIPFLVDSIRLALNKAELTIHSIHHAVLQVERDRKGHLTKLLTRDEKLAKKKSDAKKGAGEAFVFVEIDRRNEAKALEGLRLELLQVLSEVRIAVDDYETMRQYALDSRKEIKKNKQFSSDDLTEATAFINWLADDHFTFLGYDEYEFTRRDNDIELRRIKGSELGILKSHNERPGTAYLSELPRKTREHLLKPDIFAFAKSAQRSRVHRPAYPDYVSIKKFDSDGNVIGERRFLGLYTATVYQQRHSEIPLIRAKTASVIERSGLDTNEYGRKELEQVLAVYPRDDLFQIDADELFRVAMGIMYIQERRKIRLFIREDAYAQFVSAMVFVPRDIYNTDLRLKMEHILCTELEAEDIEFTTHFSESVLARTQFNIRVKQKDDRVIDVDALQNKIVEAAQSWKDGFREALYEAHGEELANTYIHLYENAFPAAYREEFSPRRAVIDVDHMAEVNRDKPISMSFYRALEELDHTLHFKLFHPEEQLPLSDVLPIFENLGLKVIGEHPYEVKNRKGGVVWIHDFTLHSYAGRVIDIHRIRKIFEELFQKVLLGEAENDNFNLLLLGAHLNWRQIALIRAYARYMRQIRVSNSQEFIALTLAAHVPLTQMILTFFESKFYPDTFKSRSKSAASQQKIELEFNQGLDEVSNLSEDKILRLYIDLIKATLRTNFYQPDNAGQLKNYISLKFSPSDIPDMPLPMPMFEIFVYSNRIEGVHLRGGRVARGGLRWSDRYEDFRTEVLGLVKAQQVKNAVIVPVGAKGGFVAKQLPENDREAFLREGVESYKTFIRGLLDITDNVQEGAVIPPQSVIRHDEDDTYLVVAADKGTATFSDIANQLSAEYGFWLGDAFASGGSHGYDHKKMGITARGAWVSVERHFREMGVNTATTDFTVAGVGDMSGDVFGNGMLLSPHIKLVAAFNHLHIFVDPDPDAERSFAERQRLFELPRSTWDDFDKSLISKGGGVFSRASKSIALTPEVKALLGIKVDRVPPNMLISYILKAEVDLVWFGGIGTYVKAKAETDADVGDKANDNLRVNARDLRAKVIGEGGNLGMTQRARIEFALQGGRLNTDFIDNAGGVDCSDHEVNMKILLNEIVANGDLTEKQRNEMLAEMTDEVAALVLKNNYRQTLAISNASFDVAPRIEEYRRLISTYESSGKLNRELEFIPDDETILERKVLNLGLSRPELSVLISYVKGDLKESLNESALPDDDYLAREIEQVLPKMLVEKYSDQLKLHKLRREIVATQIANDMVNHMGITFVERLRQSTGASVGAISLAYIIARDVFRLEHWWTMIERLDYTVPSETQAEMMSELMRLIRRASRWLLRNRRSELNIAANVKKFEKGVNEIADNLSSYLIGDQLLEWQNKYDQYVAGGIDPGLAQIIAGATHLYSALGIIEAQELTSTTLPEVAYIYYSLGEQLDLGWFSSQINQMRPATHWQALARETFREDLDWQQRSLTVGVLRLKNAPKAANERLTHWLEYHSELVDRWSQMCTELKASKDPEFAMYSVALRELLDLAQSSTHATPGGQL; translated from the coding sequence ATGAAGCAGGCTAATACTGAAAGTAAAGAGAAGTTCCTGAGCCAACTGGAAGAGCTCTATCGCGAAAAACTGGAAGCCAGACTCGCTGACGATGTGATGCTGTTCGCCAGTCAATACTTCGAGAATCTCCCGGTGGAAGAAGCTCGGGGGCGCAGGTTGGAAGATATTTATGGTGCAGTCTTATCCTGCTGGAACTTCCTGAATCATCATCAGGTAAATCAACCCAAAGTCGAGGTTTTTAACCCTGACCTGGAAGAGAACGGTTGGCAATCCACCCATTCTGTTATCGCGATATTGCATGTTAATATCCCGTTTTTAGTCGATTCGATCCGGCTGGCCCTTAACAAGGCAGAGCTTACGATCCACTCAATCCATCATGCGGTATTGCAGGTTGAACGCGATCGGAAAGGGCACTTGACCAAATTGCTCACCCGGGATGAAAAACTGGCCAAGAAAAAAAGTGATGCCAAGAAAGGTGCAGGGGAAGCTTTTGTATTTGTCGAGATTGATCGTCGAAATGAGGCTAAAGCGCTTGAGGGTCTCCGTCTGGAATTACTGCAAGTGCTGTCTGAAGTACGCATAGCGGTAGATGATTATGAAACCATGCGCCAGTATGCGCTGGATTCGCGCAAGGAAATCAAAAAGAACAAACAGTTTTCCAGTGACGACCTCACTGAAGCGACCGCTTTTATCAATTGGCTGGCGGACGATCACTTTACGTTTCTGGGCTATGACGAGTATGAGTTTACCCGCCGGGATAATGACATTGAATTAAGGCGTATCAAAGGGTCGGAGTTGGGGATTCTGAAAAGCCACAATGAACGACCGGGAACAGCCTATCTGAGCGAATTGCCCCGCAAGACTCGGGAACATTTGCTAAAACCAGATATTTTTGCCTTTGCCAAGTCAGCACAGCGATCTCGTGTCCATCGGCCTGCCTATCCAGACTATGTCTCCATTAAAAAGTTTGATTCGGATGGCAACGTAATCGGAGAACGTCGTTTTCTGGGCCTTTACACCGCCACGGTGTATCAGCAACGCCATTCAGAAATCCCATTGATCCGAGCCAAAACGGCGAGTGTTATTGAACGTTCCGGGCTCGATACCAACGAGTATGGGCGCAAGGAGTTGGAGCAGGTTCTTGCTGTATATCCCCGAGATGATTTGTTTCAGATTGACGCGGATGAATTATTTCGTGTTGCAATGGGAATTATGTACATTCAGGAGCGCCGTAAGATCCGGTTATTTATCCGGGAGGATGCCTACGCCCAGTTTGTCAGTGCAATGGTGTTTGTGCCCCGGGATATTTACAACACCGATTTGCGTCTGAAAATGGAGCACATCTTGTGCACCGAACTTGAGGCAGAAGACATTGAATTTACCACACATTTTTCCGAGTCAGTGCTAGCGCGAACCCAGTTTAATATTCGGGTGAAGCAAAAAGACGATCGAGTAATTGATGTCGATGCGCTGCAAAATAAAATTGTTGAAGCCGCACAATCCTGGAAAGATGGCTTTCGTGAAGCATTGTATGAAGCTCATGGGGAGGAATTGGCGAACACCTACATTCATCTCTACGAAAATGCTTTCCCCGCCGCATATCGAGAGGAGTTTTCTCCTCGTCGGGCCGTAATCGACGTCGACCACATGGCAGAAGTCAATCGTGACAAGCCGATATCCATGAGTTTTTATCGGGCGCTTGAGGAGCTTGATCACACCCTTCACTTCAAATTATTTCACCCTGAAGAGCAACTCCCTCTGTCGGATGTTTTACCTATTTTTGAAAATCTCGGTTTGAAGGTTATCGGTGAGCACCCTTATGAGGTCAAAAACCGTAAGGGAGGCGTGGTTTGGATACATGATTTCACCTTGCACAGTTATGCCGGTCGGGTTATTGATATTCACCGCATACGAAAAATATTTGAAGAACTGTTCCAGAAAGTGCTGCTCGGCGAAGCAGAAAACGATAATTTCAACCTGTTGCTCCTGGGGGCCCACCTGAATTGGCGCCAAATAGCCTTGATTAGGGCTTATGCGCGCTACATGCGCCAGATTCGGGTCAGCAATAGTCAGGAGTTTATCGCGCTAACGCTGGCAGCCCATGTTCCTTTGACGCAAATGATACTCACTTTCTTCGAGTCGAAATTTTATCCAGATACCTTTAAGAGCCGTTCCAAGAGTGCTGCAAGCCAGCAAAAAATAGAGCTTGAGTTCAATCAGGGACTGGACGAAGTGAGCAATCTCAGTGAAGACAAAATTCTAAGGCTCTATATCGATCTGATAAAAGCGACGCTCAGAACCAATTTCTATCAGCCCGATAACGCCGGCCAGTTAAAGAATTATATTTCACTCAAATTTAGCCCTTCAGACATTCCGGATATGCCATTGCCCATGCCAATGTTTGAAATTTTTGTCTATTCCAACCGGATTGAAGGTGTGCATCTGCGCGGTGGAAGGGTTGCTCGAGGCGGGTTGCGGTGGTCTGACCGCTACGAGGACTTCCGTACTGAAGTGCTTGGCCTGGTCAAAGCTCAGCAAGTCAAGAATGCCGTGATTGTGCCTGTCGGCGCTAAAGGCGGATTTGTCGCCAAGCAGTTGCCGGAAAATGATCGGGAAGCTTTTTTGCGCGAGGGGGTCGAAAGTTATAAAACGTTTATCAGAGGTCTACTGGATATCACCGATAATGTTCAAGAAGGTGCGGTTATCCCGCCGCAATCCGTGATCCGTCATGATGAGGATGATACCTACTTGGTTGTCGCGGCAGATAAAGGAACCGCCACGTTCTCGGATATTGCAAATCAGTTGTCAGCAGAATACGGGTTCTGGCTGGGGGATGCGTTCGCTTCCGGGGGCAGTCATGGCTACGATCATAAAAAAATGGGTATTACCGCACGCGGTGCCTGGGTGAGTGTTGAGCGACACTTTCGGGAAATGGGGGTTAATACTGCGACCACAGATTTTACTGTGGCCGGGGTGGGCGATATGTCGGGGGATGTTTTCGGTAACGGGATGTTGTTATCGCCCCATATTAAACTGGTTGCGGCATTCAACCATCTGCATATTTTTGTTGATCCTGACCCTGATGCTGAGCGCAGCTTTGCTGAACGGCAGCGTTTATTCGAATTGCCACGGAGTACCTGGGATGACTTTGACAAATCGTTAATTTCTAAAGGTGGCGGTGTATTTTCGAGAGCATCGAAATCAATCGCGCTTACCCCGGAAGTTAAAGCATTGCTCGGAATAAAAGTTGATCGGGTTCCACCGAATATGTTGATTTCTTATATTCTGAAGGCGGAAGTTGATTTGGTCTGGTTTGGCGGCATTGGCACCTATGTCAAAGCAAAAGCTGAAACCGATGCTGATGTGGGCGATAAAGCCAATGATAATCTGCGGGTGAATGCCCGGGATTTACGTGCAAAAGTAATTGGCGAGGGGGGCAACCTTGGAATGACCCAGAGGGCCCGGATCGAGTTTGCGCTTCAGGGGGGGCGACTCAATACTGATTTCATCGACAATGCCGGCGGTGTGGATTGCTCGGATCATGAAGTTAACATGAAAATTTTGCTCAATGAAATTGTGGCAAATGGTGACCTCACCGAAAAGCAACGCAATGAAATGCTCGCGGAGATGACGGATGAAGTCGCGGCTCTGGTTCTGAAAAACAATTACCGTCAAACCCTGGCGATCAGCAATGCCTCCTTTGACGTTGCGCCAAGAATTGAAGAGTATCGCCGTTTGATCTCGACATACGAATCATCCGGAAAACTGAATCGTGAACTGGAGTTTATACCCGACGATGAAACCATATTGGAACGTAAGGTGCTCAATTTAGGGTTGAGTCGGCCGGAGCTCTCTGTGTTGATATCGTATGTAAAGGGAGACCTCAAAGAGAGTTTGAATGAATCCGCATTGCCGGATGATGATTATCTTGCCCGGGAAATCGAACAGGTTCTCCCAAAAATGTTGGTTGAGAAGTATTCGGATCAGCTGAAGTTACACAAACTGCGCCGTGAAATTGTGGCAACACAAATCGCCAATGATATGGTCAACCACATGGGGATTACTTTCGTCGAGCGCCTCAGGCAATCTACTGGAGCATCTGTGGGCGCCATCTCGTTAGCCTACATTATTGCGCGGGATGTTTTCAGGCTCGAGCATTGGTGGACAATGATAGAGCGACTTGACTATACCGTTCCCAGTGAGACGCAGGCAGAAATGATGAGCGAATTGATGCGACTTATCCGCCGCGCATCCCGCTGGCTGTTGCGCAATCGCCGCAGCGAGTTGAATATCGCCGCCAATGTGAAGAAGTTTGAAAAAGGCGTTAATGAAATTGCAGATAATCTGTCGAGCTATTTAATTGGAGACCAGCTACTCGAGTGGCAGAATAAATATGATCAATATGTTGCGGGTGGTATTGATCCAGGTCTTGCACAAATCATAGCCGGGGCAACGCATCTCTATTCTGCGTTGGGTATTATTGAAGCGCAGGAGCTAACGTCTACTACGTTGCCGGAAGTGGCCTATATCTATTACTCCTTGGGAGAGCAACTCGATTTGGGGTGGTTTTCCAGTCAAATCAACCAGATGCGTCCCGCTACCCATTGGCAGGCCCTGGCTCGGGAGACTTTCAGAGAGGATCTGGACTGGCAGCAACGTTCCCTTACAGTTGGTGTGTTGCGCTTGAAAAATGCACCCAAGGCAGCGAATGAGCGCCTGACACACTGGTTGGAATACCACTCAGAGTTGGTGGATAGATGGTCACAGATGTGCACAGAACTCAAAGCATCAAAAGATCCTGAGTTCGCGATGTACTCCGTCGCGCTCCGGGAATTGTTGGATCTTGCCCAAAGTTCGACCCACGCGACACCGGGCGGTCAACTTTAA
- a CDS encoding vWA domain-containing protein, which produces MSVADITFAWPWLFLLLPLPLLIRPKPTDESQQAIRLPRFATATRVLQSARDTRAETSVAQKMLLFLIWFLLVTALTRPQFIGDPVDISQSGRDLMLAVDLSESMYAEDMIIRGFKTNRLAAVKSVVSEFISERQGDRMGLIVFGSSAYVHAPLTFDLETVQTLLRESAIGMAGKATAIGDAIGLAVKRLQKRPENSRVLILLTDGTNTAGELSPDQAVELAKKTGIKIYTIGVGTQNQSNLRRGMAIDEQTLQQIAAETGGEYFRARNTGELGLIYENLNHLEPVETEAKPYRPVVEVYFWPLASAFLILMLRLILRELPNLASRLRNLIQPHQQRTEK; this is translated from the coding sequence ATGTCTGTAGCTGACATTACTTTTGCATGGCCTTGGTTGTTCCTATTATTGCCGCTACCGCTGTTGATCAGACCAAAGCCCACAGATGAGAGTCAACAGGCCATCAGGTTGCCCCGTTTCGCCACAGCGACCAGGGTGTTGCAATCTGCCCGTGATACTCGTGCAGAAACGAGCGTAGCGCAAAAAATGCTTCTGTTTTTGATCTGGTTTTTATTAGTCACAGCACTGACCCGGCCCCAGTTTATAGGCGACCCAGTGGATATCTCTCAGTCCGGGCGTGATTTGATGCTCGCCGTTGACTTATCTGAATCAATGTATGCTGAAGATATGATCATTCGGGGATTTAAAACAAATCGTCTGGCCGCTGTTAAGTCCGTCGTGAGCGAATTTATTAGCGAACGCCAGGGCGATCGAATGGGATTAATCGTGTTCGGCAGTAGTGCCTATGTCCATGCACCTCTTACTTTCGATCTTGAAACCGTACAAACATTGCTAAGGGAAAGCGCTATTGGTATGGCAGGCAAAGCCACTGCCATTGGGGACGCCATAGGTCTTGCGGTAAAACGATTGCAAAAGCGCCCCGAAAATTCGAGAGTCTTAATACTCCTGACAGACGGCACAAATACTGCTGGGGAACTATCGCCGGATCAAGCGGTGGAGCTTGCAAAAAAAACAGGGATTAAAATATACACCATCGGGGTTGGTACTCAGAATCAATCAAACTTACGTCGCGGAATGGCAATAGACGAACAGACCCTGCAACAGATTGCCGCCGAAACCGGTGGCGAATATTTCCGGGCTCGCAATACCGGGGAGCTGGGGTTGATCTATGAGAACCTGAATCACCTGGAACCCGTTGAGACCGAAGCCAAACCCTACAGGCCGGTGGTGGAAGTTTACTTTTGGCCGCTGGCCAGCGCCTTTTTGATCTTGATGTTACGGCTGATTCTGCGCGAATTACCTAATCTTGCATCCAGACTACGAAATCTAATTCAACCCCATCAGCAGAGAACGGAAAAATGA
- a CDS encoding vWA domain-containing protein — protein sequence MTEFISNFHFLRPDWLWFIIPSMIIPWLISKGHMSNSWQKVIAPEFLQYLNVSGRKTLKSKSGLPLTLFALLISLALAGPTWEKTEIPARKSIDNLVVLLDLSLSMYAEDLQPSRLIRAKQKLQDLLKLRREGNTGLIVYAGDAHSVTPLTDDVKTIELLLSDLEPMYMPEGGSEPGQAVRMARDFLSRAPADNGRILLITDEIAPDQVPEIIDLAGATPIDVLGVGTTTGAPIIRPDNGQMFKYQGKVVIPQLNPEVLQEVARETGGSYSDITLNNHDLRRLAVIPDPLSTQTDEEHTMVADWHDAGYWLIFPALLLALLCYRQGAFSTVILATCLVSGVSLSPSSHAQGWQDWFKTADQQAMDAYNKGDYDSAASLFENPEWRAASQYRANQFDKAQSDLNQLEEQSADQLYNLGNAFAMSGQYPQALEAYEKALSLDPDMADAEHNRKLVESMLEEQQNQQNQQNQQNQQNQQNQQSDESQSDQQNQQEQNQQSSDQQGQQGQQGQQGQQGQQGQQGQQNEADGSEQAGQQGLEGDTDQDSRENSSGRSDPSQQNEQDQSEKSIGADQMEETQGQQPDPASEQMLRRIPDEPGGLLRQKFLQQYRERMRENNQDSREGRPLW from the coding sequence ATGACCGAATTCATATCGAATTTCCACTTCCTCCGTCCTGACTGGTTGTGGTTTATCATACCCTCCATGATCATTCCCTGGCTGATATCCAAAGGACACATGAGCAATTCCTGGCAAAAAGTAATTGCTCCGGAGTTTCTCCAATACCTGAATGTTTCGGGCCGGAAAACACTCAAAAGCAAATCAGGATTGCCACTTACGCTTTTCGCACTCTTGATATCGCTCGCACTGGCAGGCCCGACCTGGGAAAAAACAGAAATACCAGCCCGTAAAAGTATCGACAATCTGGTGGTTTTGCTCGATTTGTCACTCTCAATGTATGCAGAAGACCTGCAGCCAAGCCGATTGATTCGGGCCAAACAAAAACTTCAGGATCTATTGAAACTGCGCCGCGAGGGTAACACGGGATTGATCGTCTATGCTGGAGATGCGCATTCAGTCACACCATTAACCGATGATGTAAAAACCATTGAACTCCTGCTCTCCGACCTGGAACCCATGTATATGCCGGAAGGTGGCAGTGAACCCGGTCAAGCGGTTCGCATGGCTCGGGATTTCCTGTCCAGAGCGCCCGCTGACAATGGCCGAATACTTCTCATCACAGACGAAATCGCCCCTGATCAGGTTCCTGAAATCATCGATCTAGCCGGTGCGACACCAATCGATGTTCTGGGCGTAGGGACAACGACTGGCGCTCCAATTATTCGTCCAGACAACGGACAAATGTTCAAATATCAGGGCAAGGTGGTTATCCCACAACTGAATCCTGAAGTGCTGCAAGAAGTTGCACGGGAAACTGGCGGCAGTTATTCAGATATCACGTTGAACAATCACGACTTGCGTCGCCTTGCAGTCATTCCAGACCCGCTTTCCACGCAAACGGATGAAGAGCATACCATGGTAGCGGATTGGCACGATGCCGGATACTGGCTCATTTTTCCGGCTCTTTTACTCGCTTTACTTTGCTACCGGCAAGGCGCGTTTTCTACAGTCATTTTGGCAACGTGCCTGGTTTCCGGCGTGAGCCTGAGCCCCTCAAGCCATGCGCAGGGATGGCAGGATTGGTTTAAAACAGCTGACCAGCAGGCAATGGACGCCTATAACAAAGGCGACTACGACAGTGCCGCATCACTCTTTGAGAACCCTGAATGGCGCGCAGCTTCACAGTATCGAGCGAATCAATTCGACAAGGCCCAATCGGATCTGAACCAACTAGAGGAGCAAAGTGCAGATCAACTGTACAATTTGGGAAACGCATTCGCGATGTCTGGGCAGTATCCACAAGCATTGGAAGCCTATGAAAAGGCTTTATCCCTTGATCCTGATATGGCCGATGCCGAACACAATCGAAAGCTCGTCGAGTCCATGCTGGAAGAGCAACAGAACCAGCAGAACCAGCAGAACCAGCAGAACCAGCAGAACCAGCAGAACCAGCAGTCTGATGAAAGCCAATCCGATCAGCAAAATCAACAAGAACAGAACCAGCAATCCTCTGACCAGCAAGGTCAGCAAGGTCAGCAAGGTCAGCAAGGTCAGCAAGGTCAGCAAGGTCAGCAAGGTCAGCAAAATGAGGCTGATGGTTCAGAGCAGGCCGGGCAACAAGGCTTAGAGGGGGACACGGATCAAGATAGCCGTGAAAACAGCTCTGGAAGAAGCGATCCGTCCCAACAAAATGAGCAGGACCAAAGCGAAAAATCAATCGGTGCCGATCAAATGGAAGAGACCCAAGGGCAACAACCCGACCCTGCTTCAGAGCAGATGCTCAGGCGCATTCCAGATGAGCCTGGAGGACTCCTGCGACAAAAATTCCTGCAACAATATCGCGAGCGTATGCGCGAAAATAATCAAGACTCCCGTGAAGGACGACCACTATGGTGA
- a CDS encoding DUF58 domain-containing protein: protein MGIFKTKKPNNYADNLASNFPTDNFVKSSVEGRVYSSLEDLIRLRFTAAALQLPSAKRGLRQQSGPNQSRFRGRGMEFAEVRAYQPGDDIRSIDWRVTARRQKPHTKLYHEERERPVTLLCDQSLSQFFGSRHCFKSVLAAEIAATLSWLTINKGDRVGGLVFSDHEHREIRPARSRKTLMHILNTISEFNQKLNVSDTESEQLIDLNSMLQEYRRIGKPGGLLIMISDFLDFNPESRKILFELQKHSEIIAIQTSDPLDFELPPPGMYPISDGKQFTLLDTYDNQARSRYKSKVNEQQQYLTETVGKLNIPLHTLSTQEPLLNGLKLLFRGGSITP from the coding sequence ATGGGTATTTTTAAAACAAAAAAACCAAATAACTACGCAGACAATCTAGCCTCGAATTTTCCGACTGACAATTTTGTAAAGTCGTCAGTCGAAGGACGTGTCTACAGCAGTCTAGAGGATCTGATAAGACTCCGTTTCACCGCTGCTGCGCTGCAACTGCCCTCAGCAAAGCGGGGGTTGCGCCAGCAATCGGGGCCAAACCAATCGCGCTTTCGGGGTCGCGGCATGGAGTTTGCCGAAGTGAGAGCGTACCAGCCGGGTGACGACATCCGCAGCATTGACTGGCGTGTTACCGCACGACGCCAAAAACCGCACACCAAACTTTATCATGAAGAACGGGAACGCCCTGTAACCCTGCTCTGTGACCAAAGTCTTTCCCAGTTCTTCGGCTCCCGGCACTGTTTCAAGTCTGTGCTCGCTGCAGAAATCGCCGCCACGCTGAGTTGGCTGACAATTAACAAAGGGGATCGCGTTGGGGGATTAGTATTCTCAGACCATGAGCACCGGGAAATCCGTCCGGCAAGAAGTCGGAAAACACTCATGCACATCCTGAACACCATTAGTGAATTTAATCAAAAGTTAAACGTAAGTGATACCGAGTCCGAACAATTAATCGATCTGAACAGCATGCTTCAGGAATATCGGCGAATCGGGAAACCCGGTGGATTACTGATTATGATCAGCGACTTTCTGGACTTCAATCCGGAATCCCGCAAGATACTTTTTGAATTGCAAAAACACAGTGAAATTATCGCGATACAAACGTCAGACCCCCTGGATTTCGAGCTTCCACCGCCTGGTATGTATCCGATTTCTGACGGTAAACAATTCACCCTGCTCGATACCTATGACAATCAGGCGAGAAGCCGCTACAAATCCAAAGTAAATGAACAGCAACAGTACCTCACCGAGACGGTGGGCAAACTGAATATTCCACTGCATACGCTAAGCACTCAGGAACCCTTGTTAAATGGTCTGAAGTTACTCTTCCGCGGAGGCAGCATCACACCATGA
- a CDS encoding DUF4381 domain-containing protein, whose translation MTPEELTTQLRDIHLPEAVSWWPLAPGWYILIVGILTLIALVLFAMFRFRKNRWRRQALQELERLYLNHEQNEGVDNSDSDFAASLNALLKRVVRLRYPETRCNPLSGETWVETLHQLRLQNLRLPKNGQNFDFSDLANCQYQKSKTLDRRFHYEQIREWIKACL comes from the coding sequence ATGACGCCCGAAGAATTGACGACTCAACTTCGAGACATACACCTGCCCGAAGCCGTAAGTTGGTGGCCCCTGGCTCCCGGCTGGTACATTTTAATCGTAGGCATACTCACCCTGATCGCATTGGTGCTCTTCGCCATGTTCCGATTTCGCAAAAACCGGTGGCGCCGCCAGGCACTTCAGGAGCTAGAGAGATTATATTTGAATCACGAACAGAATGAAGGCGTGGACAATTCCGATTCCGACTTCGCAGCATCACTCAATGCATTGCTCAAGCGTGTTGTCAGGCTCAGGTATCCTGAAACCCGATGCAACCCACTCAGTGGTGAAACATGGGTTGAAACCCTACATCAGCTCAGGTTACAAAATCTCCGGTTACCTAAAAACGGTCAAAACTTTGATTTTTCTGACTTGGCGAACTGCCAATATCAAAAATCAAAAACTCTTGATCGCCGATTTCACTATGAGCAAATCAGGGAGTGGATCAAAGCATGTCTGTAG